The following proteins are encoded in a genomic region of Streptomyces collinus Tu 365:
- a CDS encoding alpha/beta fold hydrolase, with translation MSDTYFAAYDALLARWPSGTAELTVPTSYGPTRVHAYGPPDGPPLVLLHGGGATGTAWFANAPALGSRHRVYAVDILGDVGRSERAGLPLRTPRDLTAWLDAVLDGLSLPAAALCGHSYGGWVAAAYALHAPHRVQRLALLDPTQVFGGYRPGYLLRALRMLLRPTERRVGAYLDWETAGTRVDEDFRRLYVLGATLRGRSRPVVGRTLDPAPLTMPVLALFAGHSRVHDAEARADRARQLLPQAKVHVLPGLGHHALPVAGAASVDAIVLDFLGAPSAEG, from the coding sequence GTGTCCGACACCTATTTCGCCGCCTACGACGCGCTGCTGGCCCGCTGGCCGTCCGGGACCGCAGAGCTGACCGTGCCGACGTCGTACGGCCCGACCCGGGTGCACGCCTACGGCCCGCCGGACGGCCCGCCCCTGGTGTTGCTGCACGGCGGCGGGGCCACCGGCACGGCGTGGTTCGCCAACGCCCCGGCGCTGGGTTCCCGGCACCGGGTCTACGCGGTCGACATCCTCGGTGACGTCGGCCGCAGTGAACGCGCCGGTCTGCCGCTGCGCACGCCCCGGGACCTCACGGCGTGGCTCGACGCCGTGCTCGACGGGCTGAGCCTGCCGGCGGCCGCCCTGTGCGGGCACTCGTACGGCGGCTGGGTGGCCGCCGCATACGCACTGCACGCTCCGCATCGGGTGCAGCGCCTCGCGCTGCTCGACCCGACCCAGGTGTTCGGCGGATACCGGCCGGGCTACCTGCTGCGCGCACTGCGGATGCTGCTGCGGCCCACCGAGCGGCGAGTCGGCGCGTACCTCGACTGGGAAACCGCGGGTACCCGTGTGGACGAGGACTTCAGACGCCTGTACGTACTGGGTGCCACCCTGCGAGGGCGAAGCCGCCCGGTGGTGGGGCGGACGCTGGACCCGGCGCCGCTCACCATGCCGGTGCTGGCGCTGTTCGCCGGGCACAGCCGGGTCCACGACGCCGAAGCGAGGGCCGACCGGGCCCGTCAGCTGCTGCCACAGGCCAAGGTCCACGTGCTGCCGGGGCTGGGGCACCACGCGCTGCCCGTCGCCGGCGCCGCGTCCGTGGACGCGATCGTGCTGGACTTTCTCGGGGCGCCGTCCGCGGAGGGATGA
- a CDS encoding TetR-like C-terminal domain-containing protein produces MTTSEAHDPRKDNPEAAVSRLKAEAGGRLAARHRVDLDPDELARAAGVDPNLIEERFPDRDALLTDLVLAAYNAMGDSAERATAEAEKAGADLLGRWVACCEGVRAWALAHPEEYVLIWGRPVPGYDAPPETMAAGARTVLVLLGLVREALAAGELAVDHVPAPELSEGMARTIEPLAQGMLSGLPTPVITRMLIVWTQLHGMVGFEVNGHIAGVAADPAAFFTHAATAMGQYIGLPR; encoded by the coding sequence ATGACGACTTCCGAAGCCCATGACCCCCGCAAGGACAACCCCGAGGCGGCCGTCTCCCGGCTGAAGGCCGAGGCGGGCGGCCGCCTCGCGGCCCGGCACCGCGTCGACCTGGATCCGGACGAGTTGGCCCGCGCGGCGGGCGTCGACCCGAACCTGATCGAGGAGCGATTCCCGGATCGGGACGCCCTGTTGACCGACCTGGTGCTGGCCGCCTACAACGCGATGGGCGACAGCGCGGAGCGGGCCACGGCCGAGGCGGAGAAGGCCGGTGCCGACTTACTGGGCCGCTGGGTCGCGTGCTGCGAGGGCGTCCGCGCGTGGGCGCTCGCCCACCCCGAGGAGTACGTGCTGATCTGGGGCCGCCCGGTGCCCGGTTACGACGCCCCGCCGGAGACGATGGCCGCGGGCGCCCGCACGGTCCTGGTCCTGCTAGGCCTGGTCCGCGAGGCGTTGGCGGCAGGCGAACTCGCCGTGGACCACGTGCCCGCGCCCGAGCTGTCCGAGGGCATGGCCCGCACGATCGAGCCGCTGGCCCAGGGCATGCTGAGCGGCCTGCCCACCCCGGTCATCACCCGCATGCTGATCGTCTGGACCCAGCTGCACGGCATGGTCGGCTTCGAGGTCAACGGCCATATCGCGGGCGTCGCCGCCGACCCGGCCGCCTTCTTCACCCACGCGGCCACCGCCATGGGCCAGTACATCGGCCTGCCCCGCTGA
- a CDS encoding glycoside hydrolase family 65 protein: MITHPSFTVEPWSLRETELNLDVLAQSESVFALSNGHIGWRGNLDEGEPHGLPGAYLNGVHERHPLPYAEGGFGYPESGQTMINVTDGKIIRLLVDDHPCDLRYGQVLAHERSLDFRSGILSRTARWVSPDGRTVRISSQRLVSFTQRAVAAIVYEVEPLDGPTTVAVQSELVANEQLPRVEGDPRVAAATESPLVAEESFAQDTRLRLVHRTGVSGLRVAAAADHLVEGPESTRWTAQCEPDVSRLTVTADLVPGRPLRLVKFVAYGWSGERSLPAVHDQVDGAVAAAISTGWDGLVAAQRDYLDRFWAGADVEVEGDAQIQQAVRFALFHVLQAAARGENRAIPAKGLTGTGYDGHCFWDTESYVLPVLTFTVPDTVPSPLRWRHRTLPAARERARQLGLAGAVFPWRTVDGAECSAYWPAGTAAFHINADIAMAAVRYVAMTGDEEFERHEGLDLLVETARLWRSLGHHDAQGVFHIDGVTGPDEYSAIARDNLYTNLMARQNLRAAADVVTRHRERAEELGVDDEEAAGWRDAAARMAMPYNESLGVHEQSAGFTHFQRWDFDATPPENYPLMLHYPYFDLYRKQVIKQADVVLAMLECPYAFTDQEKERNFAYYEALTVRDSSLSAACQAVLAAQTGHLRLAYAYLGEAALMDLDDLEHNTRDGLHIASLAGTWIALVAGFGGLQRHLKDGRADLLGFAPRLPEALSRVAFTVAVHGRRLNVDIDQTRARYRLVDGDPLQVLHHGEPMTVTADEPVDRPLPPAPVLPEPQQPRGRRPAGRPSPEAAWTEPQD; encoded by the coding sequence GTGATCACCCATCCCAGCTTCACGGTCGAGCCGTGGAGCCTGCGCGAGACCGAGCTGAACCTGGACGTCCTCGCCCAGAGCGAATCGGTGTTCGCCCTCTCCAATGGGCACATCGGGTGGCGCGGGAACCTGGACGAGGGGGAACCGCACGGGCTGCCCGGTGCGTACCTCAACGGTGTCCACGAGAGGCACCCGTTGCCCTACGCCGAGGGCGGATTCGGGTATCCCGAGTCCGGCCAGACGATGATCAACGTCACCGACGGCAAGATCATCCGACTGCTGGTCGACGACCACCCGTGCGACCTGCGCTACGGGCAAGTGCTGGCGCACGAGCGTTCCCTGGACTTCCGCTCGGGCATCCTCAGCCGGACGGCGCGATGGGTCTCGCCCGACGGCCGTACGGTGCGGATCTCCTCACAGCGGCTCGTCTCCTTCACCCAGCGCGCGGTCGCCGCGATCGTGTACGAGGTAGAGCCGCTCGACGGTCCGACCACGGTCGCCGTGCAGTCCGAGCTGGTCGCCAACGAGCAGCTGCCCCGCGTCGAGGGCGATCCGCGCGTCGCCGCGGCGACCGAGTCCCCACTGGTGGCCGAGGAGTCCTTCGCGCAGGACACCCGGTTGCGGCTCGTGCACCGTACCGGCGTCAGCGGGCTGCGGGTCGCGGCTGCGGCCGACCACCTCGTCGAGGGTCCGGAGAGCACCCGTTGGACCGCGCAGTGCGAGCCCGACGTCAGCCGTCTGACGGTGACCGCGGACCTGGTGCCCGGACGACCGCTGCGCCTGGTCAAGTTCGTGGCCTACGGCTGGTCGGGGGAGCGGTCGCTGCCGGCCGTGCACGACCAGGTGGACGGCGCGGTGGCCGCCGCGATCAGCACCGGCTGGGACGGCCTGGTCGCGGCCCAGCGTGACTACCTGGACCGGTTCTGGGCCGGCGCGGACGTCGAGGTCGAGGGCGACGCGCAGATCCAGCAGGCGGTACGCTTCGCCCTCTTCCACGTCCTCCAGGCCGCGGCCCGCGGCGAGAACCGGGCGATTCCCGCCAAGGGACTCACCGGAACCGGGTACGACGGACACTGCTTCTGGGACACCGAGTCCTACGTCCTGCCGGTGCTGACCTTCACCGTGCCGGACACCGTTCCCTCGCCGCTGCGATGGCGCCACCGCACGCTCCCGGCGGCCCGGGAACGCGCCCGCCAACTGGGTCTGGCCGGGGCGGTGTTCCCCTGGCGGACGGTCGACGGCGCCGAGTGCTCCGCCTACTGGCCGGCCGGCACCGCCGCCTTCCACATCAACGCCGACATCGCCATGGCCGCGGTCCGCTACGTGGCGATGACCGGCGACGAGGAGTTCGAGCGCCACGAGGGACTCGACCTGCTCGTGGAGACCGCCCGCTTGTGGCGCTCCCTTGGACACCACGACGCGCAGGGCGTGTTCCACATCGACGGGGTCACCGGACCGGACGAGTACAGCGCCATCGCCCGGGACAACCTCTACACCAATCTGATGGCCCGGCAGAACCTGCGTGCCGCCGCGGACGTGGTCACGCGTCACCGGGAGCGCGCCGAGGAACTGGGGGTCGACGACGAGGAGGCCGCCGGTTGGCGGGACGCCGCGGCCCGCATGGCGATGCCGTACAACGAGAGCCTCGGCGTGCACGAACAGTCGGCCGGGTTCACACACTTCCAGCGCTGGGACTTCGACGCGACCCCGCCGGAGAACTACCCGCTGATGCTGCACTACCCCTACTTCGATCTGTACCGCAAACAAGTGATCAAGCAAGCCGACGTGGTGCTGGCGATGTTGGAGTGCCCCTATGCGTTCACCGACCAGGAGAAGGAACGCAACTTCGCCTACTACGAGGCGCTGACCGTCCGCGACTCTTCCCTCTCGGCGGCCTGCCAGGCGGTGCTCGCCGCGCAGACGGGTCATCTGCGGCTGGCCTACGCCTACCTCGGCGAGGCCGCGCTGATGGACCTGGACGACCTGGAGCACAACACCCGCGACGGACTGCACATCGCCTCCCTCGCAGGGACGTGGATCGCGCTGGTCGCCGGATTCGGGGGCCTGCAAAGGCACCTCAAGGACGGAAGGGCGGACCTGCTGGGGTTCGCTCCGCGCCTGCCCGAGGCGTTGTCCAGGGTGGCGTTCACGGTGGCGGTGCACGGACGCAGGCTGAACGTGGACATCGATCAGACCAGAGCACGCTACCGACTGGTCGACGGCGACCCGCTTCAGGTGCTGCACCACGGAGAACCGATGACCGTGACCGCCGACGAACCGGTGGACCGCCCGCTGCCGCCCGCCCCCGTGCTGCCCGAACCACAGCAGCCGCGCGGCCGCCGCCCGGCAGGACGGCCCAGCCCGGAGGCCGCCTGGACGGAGCCACAGGACTGA
- a CDS encoding MarR family winged helix-turn-helix transcriptional regulator: protein MNTEETPQDPRLRLVHQLRAVTVEFDLLAAGFAARHGLHPTDLRALIALLDAARAERPMTPGRLGERLHLNSAGTTTLIDRLERLGLVRRERDTTDRRRVLLTVEPRAVDLGWSFFGPAIGTLLTAMDAFTPEELGTVERFLGAMTTATDTARTNAAASSGT from the coding sequence ATGAACACCGAGGAGACTCCACAGGACCCCCGGCTGCGACTGGTCCATCAACTGCGCGCGGTCACCGTCGAGTTCGACCTGCTGGCCGCGGGGTTCGCAGCCCGCCACGGATTGCATCCCACCGATCTGCGAGCCCTGATCGCCCTGCTCGACGCCGCGCGGGCCGAACGCCCCATGACACCCGGCCGGCTCGGTGAACGGCTCCATCTCAACTCGGCCGGTACCACCACCCTCATCGACCGCCTGGAGCGGTTGGGCCTGGTCCGCCGCGAACGCGACACCACCGACCGCCGGCGGGTCCTGCTCACTGTCGAACCACGGGCGGTCGACCTGGGCTGGTCGTTCTTCGGCCCCGCCATCGGCACACTGCTCACCGCCATGGACGCCTTCACCCCGGAGGAACTCGGCACCGTCGAACGCTTCCTCGGTGCGATGACCACCGCCACCGACACCGCCCGCACGAATGCCGCCGCTTCCAGCGGGACGTGA